One stretch of Pseudomonadota bacterium DNA includes these proteins:
- a CDS encoding ABC transporter substrate-binding protein codes for MLRTILNGLAGSMLFAFSVFAAASADAADKVSMRLPWIYNVQAAAYIMAFEKGFYRDAGLEVEIRPGGVQINPNQLVATGQDTFGSNDTPNLIIGRGQGMPLVAVAACWQRHPGGVYALEKSGIREPKDMIGKTLAYDVGGPWTLVQAMLAKTGVPIDKIKLINATGNEILMNGTVDVRTGFVINGPVAIELAGMKTTSIRAADYGVPASAEVVFTTEKVVKEQPDLVRRFVAATIKGYEYAYDKPDETLKVVIAGNPQLKDDQQRQQLARQKELIFTERAAKEGLCSFGASDIEETYSILKTFGGLTTNIDVATMFTTGFLPRK; via the coding sequence ATGCTACGAACCATCCTGAACGGGCTCGCCGGCAGCATGCTTTTCGCCTTTTCCGTCTTTGCCGCGGCTTCAGCCGACGCCGCCGACAAGGTCTCGATGCGGTTGCCCTGGATCTACAACGTCCAGGCGGCCGCCTACATCATGGCCTTCGAGAAGGGCTTCTACCGCGATGCCGGGCTCGAAGTGGAGATCCGACCGGGCGGCGTGCAGATCAATCCGAACCAGCTCGTCGCCACCGGCCAGGACACCTTCGGCTCGAACGATACGCCCAACCTCATCATCGGCCGCGGCCAAGGCATGCCGCTGGTCGCCGTCGCCGCCTGCTGGCAGCGTCATCCGGGGGGCGTCTACGCGCTGGAGAAGAGCGGCATCCGCGAGCCCAAGGACATGATCGGCAAGACCCTTGCCTACGATGTCGGCGGTCCCTGGACCCTGGTCCAGGCGATGCTGGCCAAGACCGGCGTGCCGATCGACAAGATCAAGCTCATCAACGCCACCGGCAACGAGATCCTGATGAACGGCACCGTCGATGTGCGCACCGGGTTCGTCATCAACGGTCCGGTCGCGATCGAGCTCGCCGGCATGAAGACCACTTCGATCCGAGCCGCCGACTACGGCGTGCCGGCCTCCGCAGAGGTGGTCTTCACCACCGAGAAGGTGGTGAAGGAGCAGCCGGACCTCGTCCGCCGCTTCGTTGCCGCGACGATCAAGGGCTATGAATACGCCTATGACAAGCCCGATGAGACTCTGAAGGTCGTCATCGCCGGCAACCCGCAGCTCAAGGACGACCAGCAGCGCCAGCAGCTGGCCCGGCAAAAGGAGCTGATCTTCACCGAGCGGGCGGCGAAGGAAGGTCTGTGCAGCTTCGGCGCCAGCGACATCGAGGAGACCTACAGCATCCTCAAGACCTTCGGCGGCCTGACGACGAACATCGACGTCGCCACGATGTTCACGACCGGCTTCCTGCCACGCAAATGA
- a CDS encoding M81 family metallopeptidase — translation MARIAVGGFQHETNTFAPSKATYDDFARGGGWPALTRGPTLFETVHGYNLPLAGFIEAARANGHELVPLLWTAASPCAHVTEDAYERIVGMLIEDLKAQGPFDAVYLCLHGAMVTEHLEDGEGELLARVRKVVGNKIPVVASLDLHSNTTPEMIDLADVLIAYKTYPHVDMADTGKRVAQHLEALLGGSGAVHKAFRQIPFIIPINFQCTLMEPAKSIYEHLETLEGGEVATVSFSPGFPAADIHHCGAAVFAYGNSQAAAQRAVDVLADEIERREAEWTGKIYEPADAVAYAIRKGNQAKRPITIADTQDNPGAGGNGDTTGMLAALVAQNAQGAALGVLCDPEAAEAAHRAGVGATIGLSLGGKSNIPGDKPFIGRFTVEKLGDGKVLGTGPMYGGARMTLGPMACLKIGGVRVAVCSRKVQAADQAMFRHVGIEPTTEKILVLKSSVHFRADFQPISEEVIVAAAPGPMIADPTKFAWKKLRPGLKIAPNGPVFGA, via the coding sequence ATGGCACGCATCGCCGTCGGCGGCTTTCAGCACGAAACCAACACCTTCGCGCCTTCGAAGGCGACCTATGACGACTTCGCCCGCGGCGGCGGCTGGCCGGCGCTGACGCGTGGCCCGACCTTGTTCGAGACCGTGCATGGCTACAATTTGCCGCTGGCGGGATTCATCGAGGCAGCACGGGCGAACGGCCACGAGCTGGTGCCGCTGTTGTGGACCGCGGCCAGCCCCTGCGCCCATGTGACCGAGGATGCCTATGAGCGCATCGTCGGCATGCTGATCGAAGATCTCAAGGCCCAAGGGCCGTTCGATGCGGTCTATCTCTGCCTGCACGGCGCCATGGTGACCGAGCACCTGGAGGACGGGGAGGGCGAGCTCCTGGCGCGGGTGCGCAAGGTCGTCGGCAACAAGATCCCGGTGGTGGCGAGCCTCGATCTCCATTCCAACACCACACCAGAGATGATCGATCTCGCCGACGTGCTGATCGCCTACAAGACCTACCCGCATGTGGACATGGCCGATACCGGCAAGCGGGTGGCGCAGCACCTGGAGGCGCTGCTCGGCGGCTCCGGCGCGGTGCACAAGGCGTTTCGGCAGATCCCCTTCATCATCCCAATCAACTTCCAGTGCACCTTGATGGAGCCGGCGAAGTCGATCTACGAGCATCTGGAGACGCTCGAAGGCGGCGAGGTGGCCACCGTCTCGTTCTCGCCGGGCTTTCCCGCGGCCGACATCCACCATTGCGGTGCGGCGGTCTTCGCCTATGGCAACAGCCAGGCGGCGGCCCAGCGCGCCGTCGACGTGCTGGCCGACGAGATCGAGCGCCGCGAGGCGGAGTGGACCGGCAAGATCTACGAGCCCGCCGACGCCGTCGCCTATGCCATCCGCAAGGGCAATCAGGCCAAGCGGCCGATCACCATCGCCGACACCCAGGACAATCCCGGCGCCGGCGGCAACGGCGACACCACGGGCATGCTGGCGGCCCTGGTCGCCCAGAACGCGCAAGGGGCCGCCTTGGGCGTGCTCTGCGATCCGGAAGCAGCGGAAGCCGCGCACCGCGCCGGGGTGGGCGCCACCATCGGCCTCTCGCTCGGCGGCAAGTCCAACATTCCCGGCGACAAGCCCTTCATCGGCCGCTTCACCGTCGAGAAGCTCGGCGACGGCAAGGTGCTCGGCACCGGCCCCATGTATGGCGGCGCCCGCATGACCTTGGGCCCGATGGCGTGCCTCAAGATCGGCGGCGTTCGTGTGGCCGTGTGCAGCCGCAAAGTGCAGGCGGCTGATCAGGCGATGTTTCGCCATGTCGGCATCGAGCCGACGACCGAGAAGATCCTGGTCTTGAAGAGCTCGGTGCATTTCCGCGCCGACTTCCAGCCGATCTCCGAGGAGGTGATCGTGGCCGCCGCCCCCGGGCCGATGATCGCCGATCCCACCAAGTTCGCCTGGAAGAAGCTCCGCCCGGGCTTGAAGATCGCGCCGAACGGGCCGGTGTTCGGGGCCTGA
- a CDS encoding nucleoside phosphorylase, protein MPVRVSGDRAEPAPRRKRHVGIPASGVPRYLLVPGDPARVPLIGSVWDRYEDVSFEREFRLGRGSIGGVELAACSTGIGGPSTEIAALELFAGGADTFIRVGTCGALQTSIACGDLVIHTGAVRLTGAIDAYAGREYPAIADLAVTQALIEACAELGFKAHVGLTASVDSFYAGQENPVPRGQALAGTEGQVAYLSTRRVLTFEMEAATLFVLGSIYGFRSASICAVGSNRATGERKDPEAAIMAACRAASRAVQRLAAGAAKLSD, encoded by the coding sequence ATGCCGGTTCGGGTGAGCGGCGACCGGGCGGAGCCCGCGCCGCGCCGCAAGCGGCATGTCGGCATCCCGGCTTCGGGTGTGCCGCGTTACCTGCTGGTGCCTGGCGACCCGGCGCGGGTGCCGCTCATCGGCAGCGTCTGGGACCGCTATGAGGACGTCTCCTTCGAGCGTGAATTCCGCCTCGGACGGGGCTCGATCGGAGGCGTGGAGCTTGCCGCCTGCTCGACGGGCATCGGCGGCCCGTCGACGGAAATTGCCGCGCTCGAGCTCTTCGCCGGAGGTGCCGACACCTTCATCCGTGTCGGCACCTGCGGAGCGCTGCAGACCTCGATCGCCTGCGGCGACCTCGTCATTCACACCGGCGCCGTGCGCCTCACCGGCGCCATCGATGCCTATGCCGGACGCGAATATCCGGCCATCGCCGATCTGGCCGTCACCCAAGCGCTCATCGAGGCCTGCGCCGAGCTCGGCTTCAAGGCGCATGTCGGCCTGACGGCCAGCGTCGATTCATTCTACGCGGGCCAAGAGAATCCCGTGCCCCGCGGCCAGGCGCTCGCGGGCACGGAAGGTCAGGTCGCCTATCTCAGCACCCGCCGGGTCCTGACCTTCGAGATGGAGGCGGCAACCCTCTTCGTACTGGGTTCGATCTACGGCTTCCGCAGCGCCAGCATCTGCGCCGTCGGCTCGAACCGTGCGACCGGCGAGCGGAAAGACCCTGAGGCGGCGATCATGGCCGCCTGCCGTGCCGCATCACGGGCGGTGCAGCGTCTGGCTGCGGGTGCCGCCAAACTCAGCGATTGA